One segment of Anopheles stephensi strain Indian chromosome 3, UCI_ANSTEP_V1.0, whole genome shotgun sequence DNA contains the following:
- the LOC118513267 gene encoding uncharacterized protein LOC118513267, with translation MVTQHEAYIRYSWTFRFICLALPLIIHLRVSSALDYVHGKESSVALEPDIASAIFVISVSLALNRILANVIPFYADEAQQQLAFKVETGLICLTMILANIVFCDLALRLIWIPIQYALWWICRKRILTLLLKALLFFVKDVAPFRPYYLKALAASSSKRAFHFLRLMTVIQILHLVLLRLERYSKPTEASIIERNLSTSPLDAPEGSSHESHVQQEKQPFETPSS, from the exons ATGGTAACACAGCATGAAGCCTACATCCGCTACTCCTGGACCTTCCGCTTCATCTGCCTTGCGCTACCGCTCATTATACACCTGCGAGTCAGTAGTGCGCTCGACTATGTGCACGGTAAGGAGAGCTCCGTTGCCCTGGAACCCGACATTGCCTCCGCCATATTCGTCATCAGCGTAAGCCTGGCATTAAACCGCATCCTAGCGAACGTTATTCCATTCTACGCGGATGAAGCGCAACAGCAGCTAGCGTTTAAGGTAGAAACCGGTCTGATTTGTCTAACCATG ATCCTGGCGAACATTGTGTTCTGTGATTTAGCGTTGCGGTTAATATGGATCCCGATACAGTACGCGCTGTGGTGGATCTGCAGGAAAAGAATTTTG ACGCTACTTCTCAaagcattattattttttgtaaaagaTGTGGCCCCGTTCCGTCCATACTATTTGAAGGCTCTGGCGGCGTCCAGTTCAAAGAGAGCCTTCCATTTCCTGCGGCTGATGACAGTTATACAAATTCTACACTTAGTTTTGTTACGACTCGAGAGGTATTCCAAGCCCACCGAAGCGAGTATTATTGAAAG GAATTTGTCAACATCACCGTTAGATGCACCGGAAGGATCATCGCACGAATCCCACGTCCAACAGGAGAAACAACCGTTTGAAACCCCatcctcttaa
- the LOC118513264 gene encoding aromatic-L-amino-acid decarboxylase isoform X2 has product MPVPCETRTEMQAPEFKDFAKEMVDYISNYLENIRDRRVLPTVQPGYLRPLIPDEAPQQPEKWEDVMADVERVIMPGVTHWHSPKFHAYFPTANSYPAIVADMLSGAIACIGFTWIASPACTELEVVMLDWLGKMLELPQEFLACSGGQGGGVIQGTASEATLVALLGAKAKTMKRVKEEHPDWDDHTIVSKLVGYTSNQSHSSVERAGLLGGVKLRGLKADENLKLRGETLEQAIKEDLEAGLIPFYVVATLGTTNTCAFDRLDEIGPVANQYNVWVHVDAAYAGSAFICPEYRYLMKGIERADSFNFNPHKWMLVNFDCSAMWLKEPYWIVNAFNVDPLYLKHDMQGSAPDYRHWQIPLGRRFRALKLWFVLRLYGVDNLQAHIRRHCGFAKQFEALCVADDRFEIFGEVQMGLVCFKLKGSNELNEALLKRINGRGNIHLVPSKVNDVYFLRMAVCSRFTEPSDINYSWKEVSAAADELLAEQKK; this is encoded by the exons ATGCCTGTTCCCTGTGAAACACGA ACCGAAATGCAGGCGCCAGAGTTCAAGGACTTTGCGAAGGAGATGGTCGATTACATCTCCAACTATCTCGAGAACATCCGTGACAG ACGTGTTCTACCGACCGTTCAGCCGGGCTATCTGCGGCCGCTGATCCCCGATGAAGCACCCCAGCAGCCGGAAAAGTGGGAAGATGTGATGGCCGACGTCGAGCGGGTAATTATGCCGGGCGTCACGCACTGGCACAGTCCCAAGTTCCATGCGTACTTCCCCACCGCCAACTCCTATCCGGCGATCGTGGCAGACATGCTGAGCGGTGCCATCGCTTGCATTGGATTTACCTGG ATTGCCAGTCCCGCTTGTACCGAGCTGGAGGTGGTAATGCTCGATTGGTTGGGCAAAATGTTGGAACTTCCGCAGGAGTTCCTGGCCTGCTCCGGTGGTCAGGGTGGTGGTGTGATTCAAGGCACAGCCAGTGAGGCTACACTCGTGGCACTGCTCGGTGCTAAGGCAAAGACGATGAAGCGCGTCAAGGAGGAACATCCCGACTGGGATGATCATACCATCGTGTCAAAGCTGGTTGGCTATACGTCCA ATCAATCGCACTCCTCGGTGGAGCGTGCCGGTTTGCTCGGTGGTGTGAAGCTGCGCGGGCTGAAAGCGGACGAAAACCTGAAGCTGCGCGGTGAAACGCTCGAGCAAGCCATCAAGGAAGATCTGGAAGCGGGACTGATTCCGTTCTACGTGGTGGCCACACTCGGCACAACCAACACGTGCGCGTTCGACCGTCTCGATGAGATCGGTCCGGTCGCCAATCAGTACAACGTCTGGGTGCACGTTGATGCGGCGTACGCCGGTTCGGCCTTCATCTGTCCGGAGTATCGTTACCTCATGAAGGGCATCGAGAGGGCCGATTCGTTCAACTTCAACCCGCACAAATGGATGCTGGTGAACTTTGACTGCAGTGCCATGTGGCTGAAGGAGCCGTACTGGATTGTGAACGCGTTCAACGTGGATCCGCTCTACCTGAAGCACGACATGCAGGGTTCCGCGCCGGACTACCGCCACTGGCAGATTCCGCTCGGCCGTCGGTTCCGCGCGCTCAAGCTGTGGTTCGTGCTGCGACTGTACGGTGTGGACAACCTGCAGGCCCACATCCGGCGGCACTGCGGGTTCGCGAAACAGTTCGAGGCGCTGTGCGTTGCGGACGATCGTTTCGAGATCTTCGGCGAGGTGCAGATGGGTCTCGTGTGCTTCAAGCTGAAGGGCTCGAACGAGCTGAACGAGGCACTGCTGAAGCGCATCAACGGACGCGGCAACATTCATCTGGTCCCGTCCAAGGTGAACGATGTGTACTTCCTGCGTATGGCGGTGTGTTCGCGCTTCACCGAACCGTCCGACATCAACTACTCGTGGAAGGAGGTGTCGGCGGCCGCCGACGAGCTGCTGGCCGAGCAGAAGAAGTAA
- the LOC118513264 gene encoding aromatic-L-amino-acid decarboxylase isoform X1, translated as MDSKLFNIPTVTEMQAPEFKDFAKEMVDYISNYLENIRDRRVLPTVQPGYLRPLIPDEAPQQPEKWEDVMADVERVIMPGVTHWHSPKFHAYFPTANSYPAIVADMLSGAIACIGFTWIASPACTELEVVMLDWLGKMLELPQEFLACSGGQGGGVIQGTASEATLVALLGAKAKTMKRVKEEHPDWDDHTIVSKLVGYTSNQSHSSVERAGLLGGVKLRGLKADENLKLRGETLEQAIKEDLEAGLIPFYVVATLGTTNTCAFDRLDEIGPVANQYNVWVHVDAAYAGSAFICPEYRYLMKGIERADSFNFNPHKWMLVNFDCSAMWLKEPYWIVNAFNVDPLYLKHDMQGSAPDYRHWQIPLGRRFRALKLWFVLRLYGVDNLQAHIRRHCGFAKQFEALCVADDRFEIFGEVQMGLVCFKLKGSNELNEALLKRINGRGNIHLVPSKVNDVYFLRMAVCSRFTEPSDINYSWKEVSAAADELLAEQKK; from the exons ATGGATAGCAAACTATTCAACATTCCCACCGTC ACCGAAATGCAGGCGCCAGAGTTCAAGGACTTTGCGAAGGAGATGGTCGATTACATCTCCAACTATCTCGAGAACATCCGTGACAG ACGTGTTCTACCGACCGTTCAGCCGGGCTATCTGCGGCCGCTGATCCCCGATGAAGCACCCCAGCAGCCGGAAAAGTGGGAAGATGTGATGGCCGACGTCGAGCGGGTAATTATGCCGGGCGTCACGCACTGGCACAGTCCCAAGTTCCATGCGTACTTCCCCACCGCCAACTCCTATCCGGCGATCGTGGCAGACATGCTGAGCGGTGCCATCGCTTGCATTGGATTTACCTGG ATTGCCAGTCCCGCTTGTACCGAGCTGGAGGTGGTAATGCTCGATTGGTTGGGCAAAATGTTGGAACTTCCGCAGGAGTTCCTGGCCTGCTCCGGTGGTCAGGGTGGTGGTGTGATTCAAGGCACAGCCAGTGAGGCTACACTCGTGGCACTGCTCGGTGCTAAGGCAAAGACGATGAAGCGCGTCAAGGAGGAACATCCCGACTGGGATGATCATACCATCGTGTCAAAGCTGGTTGGCTATACGTCCA ATCAATCGCACTCCTCGGTGGAGCGTGCCGGTTTGCTCGGTGGTGTGAAGCTGCGCGGGCTGAAAGCGGACGAAAACCTGAAGCTGCGCGGTGAAACGCTCGAGCAAGCCATCAAGGAAGATCTGGAAGCGGGACTGATTCCGTTCTACGTGGTGGCCACACTCGGCACAACCAACACGTGCGCGTTCGACCGTCTCGATGAGATCGGTCCGGTCGCCAATCAGTACAACGTCTGGGTGCACGTTGATGCGGCGTACGCCGGTTCGGCCTTCATCTGTCCGGAGTATCGTTACCTCATGAAGGGCATCGAGAGGGCCGATTCGTTCAACTTCAACCCGCACAAATGGATGCTGGTGAACTTTGACTGCAGTGCCATGTGGCTGAAGGAGCCGTACTGGATTGTGAACGCGTTCAACGTGGATCCGCTCTACCTGAAGCACGACATGCAGGGTTCCGCGCCGGACTACCGCCACTGGCAGATTCCGCTCGGCCGTCGGTTCCGCGCGCTCAAGCTGTGGTTCGTGCTGCGACTGTACGGTGTGGACAACCTGCAGGCCCACATCCGGCGGCACTGCGGGTTCGCGAAACAGTTCGAGGCGCTGTGCGTTGCGGACGATCGTTTCGAGATCTTCGGCGAGGTGCAGATGGGTCTCGTGTGCTTCAAGCTGAAGGGCTCGAACGAGCTGAACGAGGCACTGCTGAAGCGCATCAACGGACGCGGCAACATTCATCTGGTCCCGTCCAAGGTGAACGATGTGTACTTCCTGCGTATGGCGGTGTGTTCGCGCTTCACCGAACCGTCCGACATCAACTACTCGTGGAAGGAGGTGTCGGCGGCCGCCGACGAGCTGCTGGCCGAGCAGAAGAAGTAA
- the LOC118513264 gene encoding aromatic-L-amino-acid decarboxylase isoform X3 has protein sequence MQAPEFKDFAKEMVDYISNYLENIRDRRVLPTVQPGYLRPLIPDEAPQQPEKWEDVMADVERVIMPGVTHWHSPKFHAYFPTANSYPAIVADMLSGAIACIGFTWIASPACTELEVVMLDWLGKMLELPQEFLACSGGQGGGVIQGTASEATLVALLGAKAKTMKRVKEEHPDWDDHTIVSKLVGYTSNQSHSSVERAGLLGGVKLRGLKADENLKLRGETLEQAIKEDLEAGLIPFYVVATLGTTNTCAFDRLDEIGPVANQYNVWVHVDAAYAGSAFICPEYRYLMKGIERADSFNFNPHKWMLVNFDCSAMWLKEPYWIVNAFNVDPLYLKHDMQGSAPDYRHWQIPLGRRFRALKLWFVLRLYGVDNLQAHIRRHCGFAKQFEALCVADDRFEIFGEVQMGLVCFKLKGSNELNEALLKRINGRGNIHLVPSKVNDVYFLRMAVCSRFTEPSDINYSWKEVSAAADELLAEQKK, from the exons ATGCAGGCGCCAGAGTTCAAGGACTTTGCGAAGGAGATGGTCGATTACATCTCCAACTATCTCGAGAACATCCGTGACAG ACGTGTTCTACCGACCGTTCAGCCGGGCTATCTGCGGCCGCTGATCCCCGATGAAGCACCCCAGCAGCCGGAAAAGTGGGAAGATGTGATGGCCGACGTCGAGCGGGTAATTATGCCGGGCGTCACGCACTGGCACAGTCCCAAGTTCCATGCGTACTTCCCCACCGCCAACTCCTATCCGGCGATCGTGGCAGACATGCTGAGCGGTGCCATCGCTTGCATTGGATTTACCTGG ATTGCCAGTCCCGCTTGTACCGAGCTGGAGGTGGTAATGCTCGATTGGTTGGGCAAAATGTTGGAACTTCCGCAGGAGTTCCTGGCCTGCTCCGGTGGTCAGGGTGGTGGTGTGATTCAAGGCACAGCCAGTGAGGCTACACTCGTGGCACTGCTCGGTGCTAAGGCAAAGACGATGAAGCGCGTCAAGGAGGAACATCCCGACTGGGATGATCATACCATCGTGTCAAAGCTGGTTGGCTATACGTCCA ATCAATCGCACTCCTCGGTGGAGCGTGCCGGTTTGCTCGGTGGTGTGAAGCTGCGCGGGCTGAAAGCGGACGAAAACCTGAAGCTGCGCGGTGAAACGCTCGAGCAAGCCATCAAGGAAGATCTGGAAGCGGGACTGATTCCGTTCTACGTGGTGGCCACACTCGGCACAACCAACACGTGCGCGTTCGACCGTCTCGATGAGATCGGTCCGGTCGCCAATCAGTACAACGTCTGGGTGCACGTTGATGCGGCGTACGCCGGTTCGGCCTTCATCTGTCCGGAGTATCGTTACCTCATGAAGGGCATCGAGAGGGCCGATTCGTTCAACTTCAACCCGCACAAATGGATGCTGGTGAACTTTGACTGCAGTGCCATGTGGCTGAAGGAGCCGTACTGGATTGTGAACGCGTTCAACGTGGATCCGCTCTACCTGAAGCACGACATGCAGGGTTCCGCGCCGGACTACCGCCACTGGCAGATTCCGCTCGGCCGTCGGTTCCGCGCGCTCAAGCTGTGGTTCGTGCTGCGACTGTACGGTGTGGACAACCTGCAGGCCCACATCCGGCGGCACTGCGGGTTCGCGAAACAGTTCGAGGCGCTGTGCGTTGCGGACGATCGTTTCGAGATCTTCGGCGAGGTGCAGATGGGTCTCGTGTGCTTCAAGCTGAAGGGCTCGAACGAGCTGAACGAGGCACTGCTGAAGCGCATCAACGGACGCGGCAACATTCATCTGGTCCCGTCCAAGGTGAACGATGTGTACTTCCTGCGTATGGCGGTGTGTTCGCGCTTCACCGAACCGTCCGACATCAACTACTCGTGGAAGGAGGTGTCGGCGGCCGCCGACGAGCTGCTGGCCGAGCAGAAGAAGTAA
- the LOC118509868 gene encoding 3,4-dihydroxyphenylacetaldehyde synthase, translated as MANMDINEFREFGKAAIDFVADYLENIRDRDVLPSVEPGYLHDMLPGKLQNEPEDWKTIMEDFKRCILPGLTHWQSPHFHAFYPSQTSYSSIVGETLAAGLGVVGFSWICSPVCTELEVIMMNWLGQLLNLPKTFLNCDEGNGGGIIQGSASESIFVAVLAAREQAVRRLRAEHPDLTESEIRGRLVAYTSDQSNSAVEKAGILGAIKMRLLPADETSILRGSTFIQAVEEDKANGLFPVICVATLGTTGTCAYDNLAEIGPYCNEHNIWLHIDAAYAGAALCLPEYAHIMKGAELADSLNFNLHKWMFVNFDCCAMWFKDAASVTQSFSVDRIYLQHQFQGHSKAPDYRHWQIQLGRRFRSLKVWITLRTMGAEQIRNLIRFHIQLANRFEEYVRTDDRFEVVCSTLALVCFRLKGDDAQSKQLLDNITKRKKIFMIPATYQGKFIIRFMICGIDPQMHDIEYAWDEVRSQADLLLGVDQNRNQLVKGEPKQYEKSSEIGKITESITGMMISSEKGQ; from the exons ATGGCAAACATGGACATTAACGAGTTCCGCGAGTTCGGGAAAGCGGCGATCGATTTCGTTGCGGACTATCTGGAGAACATCAGGGATAG GGATGTCCTCCCATCGGTGGAACCGGGCTATCTGCACGATATGCTGCCGGGGAAGTTGCAGAACGAGCCCGAGGATTGGAAAACCATCATGGAAGACTTCAAGCGGTGCATCCTGCCCGGTCTAACGCACTGGCAGTCGCCTCACTTTCACGCGTTCTATCCCTCCCAAACTTCCTACTCATCGATCGTGGGCGAAACACTTGCGGCCGGGCTTGGTGTCGTGGGATTCAGCTGG ATCTGCAGCCCCGTTTGTACCGAGCTGGAGGTGATCATGATGAACTGGTTGGGGCAGCTGTTGAACCTTCCCAAAACCTTCCTCAACTGTGACGAAGGTAACGGTGGTGGCATCATCCAAGGATCGGCTAGCGAATCCATATTCGTTGCGGTATTGGCCGCTCGCGAACAGGCCGTTCGGCGTCTCCGAGCTGAGCATCCGGACCTTACGGAATCGGAAATTCGTGGCCGCCTGGTGGCGTACACAAGCGATCAGAGCAACAGTGCAGTGGAGAAGGCAGGCATACTGGGCGCGATCAAGATGCGACTGCTTCCCGCCGACGAAACTAGCATCCTGCGCGGCTCTACCTTCATCCAGGCGGTAGAGGAAGACAAAGCCAATGGGCTGTTCCCGGTGATTTGTGTCGCAACGCTCGGCACCACGGGGACCTGCGCGTACGACAATCTGGCCGAAATTGGACCGTACTGCAACGAGCACAACATCTGGCTGCACATCGATGCGGCGTACGCCGGGGCCGCCCTGTGTCTGCCCGAGTACGCGCACATCATGAAGGGTGCGGAGCTGGCCGATTCGCTCAACTTTAACCTGCACAAGTGGATGTTCGTGAACTTTGACTGTTGCGCCATGTGGTTTAAGGATGCGGCCTCCGTAACGCAGTCGTTCAGCGTCGATCGAATCTACCTGCAGCACCAGTTCCAGGGACACAGCAAAGCGCCCGACTATCGGCACTGGCAGATCCAGCTCGGACGTCGGTTCCGTTCGCTCAAGGTGTGGATCACACTGCGTACGATGGGTGCGGAACAGATACGGAATTTGATTCGCTTTCACATTCAGCTCGCGAATCGTTTCGAGGAGTACGTGCGTACCGACGATCGGTTCGAGGTGGTCTGCTCCACGTTGGCGCTCGTGTGCTTCCGGCTCAAAGGGGACGACGCACAATCGAAACAGCTGCTGGACAACATTACCAAGCGCAAGAAGATCTTCATGATACCGGCCACGTACCAGGGGAAGTTTATCATCCGCTTCATGATCTGCGGTATCGATCCGCAGATGCACGACATCGAGTACGCCTGGGATGAGGTACGGTCGCAGGCCGATCTGCTGCTCGGTGTGGATCAGAACCGGAACCAGCTGGTCAAGGGGGAACCGAAACAGTACGAGAAGAGTTCCGAGATTGGCAAAATTACGGAAAGCATAACCGGGATGATGATTTCCAGCGAGAAGGGACAGTGA